In Anomalospiza imberbis isolate Cuckoo-Finch-1a 21T00152 chromosome 26, ASM3175350v1, whole genome shotgun sequence, the following proteins share a genomic window:
- the DDX20 gene encoding probable ATP-dependent RNA helicase DDX20 isoform X1, translating into MAAPREAAGRFRTRDVLLPGGPSDFGSLLLSPPVLAGLEAAGFHRPSPVQLKAIPLGRCGLDLIVQAKSGTGKTCVFATIALEAVLLESPATQILILAPTREIAVQIHAVITTIGIKMEGLECHVFIGGTPLSQDRSRLKRCHIAVGSPGRIKQLIELDYLSTASVRLLVLDEADKLLEEGSFQEQINWIYSSLPVNKQMLAVSATYPESLAAALTRYMREPTFVRLNPTDPALLGLKQYYKIVNSHPLPHKTFEEKTQHLQELFSKIPFNQALVFSNLHSRAQHLAEILTSRGFPAECISGNMNQNQRLDAMAKLKQFHCRVLISTDLTSRGIDAEKVNLVINLDVPLDWETYMHRIGRAGRFGTLGLAVTYCCRGEEENTMMKIAQKCNLQLLPLPEPIPPGMMEQFEDGQVEVKPAIPTGPVLNCDTVCPKPEQSVLQPVQNAFSNIPQPPSNLPRDNSSVERPKKTPKQKQIKKCTNSANVERNRAPQTSSCRTEQRNQVKPISRMDGQHSTQAPDEEALKKNLPKIPCLSSFKNQLTNPWSFSDFVEDYDYFIKEGSEREVEILRSYSGPGEQRGLPRNGDVEWEEMEHHPEPAASAAVSADSDGSESSRESFNSRASHSCSEAFSDTQEPRAVPPARRGRAGLCPTPEQPREPSHGPRQNGVKKKVLKQNAEHKKSHKHRLSSPATSRAEERSCSSGDDAPHEGWSSEDYWKHYYDAWQSYYAAVSHYSRSYWQFSCISAYHINSVYLQELLRDGD; encoded by the exons atggcggcgcccAGGGAGGCGGCGGGCCGGTTCCGCACCCGGGACGTGCTGCTGCCCGGCGGCCCCTCCGACTTCGGCTCTCTCCTGCTGTCGCCGCCGGTGCTGGCGGGGCTGGAGGCGGCCGGGTTCCATCGGCCGTCGCCGGTGCAGCTGAAGGCCATCCCGCTGGGGCGCTGCGGGCTGG ATCTCATCGTGCAGGCCAAGTCTGGCACCGGCAAGACCTGCGTGTTCGCCACCATCGCGCTGGAGGCGGTGCTGCTGGAGAGCCCCGCCACGCAG ATCCTGATCCTGGCTCCCACCAGGGAGATCGCAGTGCAGATCCACGCCGTGATCACGACGATTGGCATAAAAATGGAAGGCTTGGAGTGCCACGTGTTCATTGGAGGGACTCCCCTgagccaggacaggagcaggcTGAAGAGGTGCCACATAGCTGTGGGCTCCCCAG GGCGGATCAAGCAGCTGATCGAGCTGGACTACCTGAGCACGGCCAGCGTGCGGCTCCTCGTGCTGGACGAGGCGGAcaagctgctggaggagggcaGCTTCCAGGAGCAGATCAA CTGGATCTACTCCTCCCTGCCAGTCAATAAGCAGATGCTGGCAGTTTCGGCCACCTACCCCGAGTCCTTGGCTGCTGCTCTCACCAGGTACATGAGGGAGCCCACGTTCGTGAGGCTGAACCCCACGGACCCAGCCCTTCTTG ggctgaagCAGTACTACAAAATCGTGAATTCCCATCCCCTCCCACATAAAACctttgaggaaaaaacccagcacCTGCAGGAGTTGTTCAGCAAGATTCCTTTCAACCAAGCCTTAGTCTTCTCAAATCTGCACAGCAG GGCTCAACATCTGGCTGAAATACTGACATCCAGAGGCTTCCCTGCCGAGTGCATTTCAG GCAACATGAATCAAAATCAGCGACTTGATGCCATGGCTAAATTAAAGCAATTCCACTGCAGAGTTCTGATTTCCACAGACTTG ACGTCTCGTGGAATTGATGCTGAGAAGGTGAACCTGGTCATCAACCTGGACGTGCCCCTGGACTGGGAGACCTACATGCACCGCATCGGCCGCGCCGGGCGCTTCg GCACCTTGGGGCTGGCTGTGACCTACTGCTGCcgtggggaggaggagaacaCCATGATGAAAATTGCTCAGAAGTGCAACCTGCAGCTTCTTCCTCTGCCAg AGCCAATCCCTCCTGGAATGATGGAGCAGTTTGAAGATGGGCAGGTAGAAGTTAAACCTGCAATACCCACGGGTCCTGTGCTGAACTGTGACACTGTGTGTCCTAAACCAGAGCAATCAGTGCTGCAGCCTGTCCAGAATGCCTTTTCAAACATACCTCAGCCTCCCTCTAACCTTCCAAGGGATAATTCTTCTGTAGAAAGGCCAAAAAAGACTCCGAAgcaaaaacagattaaaaagtGCACAAATTCTGCCAATGTAGAGAGAAATAGAGCCCCCCAAACTTCCAGCTGTCGCACAGAACAGAGGAATCAAGTCAAACCCATCTCCAGGATGGATGGACAACACAGCACTCAGGCTCCAGATGAGGAGGCCttaaagaaaaatcttcccAAAATTCCATGCTTGTCTTCTTTCAAAAACCAGCTCACCAATCCCTGGAGCTTCTCAGATTTTGTTGAAGATTATGACTATTTCATTAAAGAAGGGTCAGAGAGAGAGGTGGAGATTTTAAGAAGTTACTCAGGCCCAGGAGAGCAGCGTGGGCTGCCCAGAAACGGGGATGTGGAGTGGGAAGAGATGGAACATcacccagagccagcagccagcGCGGCTGTGTCTGCTGACAGCGATGGCTCGGagagctccagggagtcctttaATAGCAGGGCCAGTCACTCGTGCTCTGAGGCCTTTTCAGACACTCAGGAGCCACGGGCTGTGCCCCCAGcacggcggggccgggcaggtCTCTGTCCCACACCAGAGCAGCCTCGGGAGCCATCCCACGGCCCAAGGCAAAACGGAGTGAAAAAGAAAGTGCTGAAACAAAATGCTGAACACAAGAAAAGCCACAAGCATCGACTCTCCAGTCCTGCCACGAGCAGAGCTGAGGAGCGGAGCTGCAGCTCCGGGGATGATGCTCCACACGAGGGCTGGAGTTCTGAGGACTACTGGAAGCATTACTACGACGCCTGGCAGAGCTACTACGCAGCCGTGTCTCACTACAGCAGGAGTTACTGGCAGTTCAGCTGCATCAGTGCCTACCACATCAACTCAGTCTatctccaggagctgctgagagATGGGGATTGa
- the DDX20 gene encoding probable ATP-dependent RNA helicase DDX20 isoform X2, translating into MEGLECHVFIGGTPLSQDRSRLKRCHIAVGSPGRIKQLIELDYLSTASVRLLVLDEADKLLEEGSFQEQINWIYSSLPVNKQMLAVSATYPESLAAALTRYMREPTFVRLNPTDPALLGLKQYYKIVNSHPLPHKTFEEKTQHLQELFSKIPFNQALVFSNLHSRAQHLAEILTSRGFPAECISGNMNQNQRLDAMAKLKQFHCRVLISTDLTSRGIDAEKVNLVINLDVPLDWETYMHRIGRAGRFGTLGLAVTYCCRGEEENTMMKIAQKCNLQLLPLPEPIPPGMMEQFEDGQVEVKPAIPTGPVLNCDTVCPKPEQSVLQPVQNAFSNIPQPPSNLPRDNSSVERPKKTPKQKQIKKCTNSANVERNRAPQTSSCRTEQRNQVKPISRMDGQHSTQAPDEEALKKNLPKIPCLSSFKNQLTNPWSFSDFVEDYDYFIKEGSEREVEILRSYSGPGEQRGLPRNGDVEWEEMEHHPEPAASAAVSADSDGSESSRESFNSRASHSCSEAFSDTQEPRAVPPARRGRAGLCPTPEQPREPSHGPRQNGVKKKVLKQNAEHKKSHKHRLSSPATSRAEERSCSSGDDAPHEGWSSEDYWKHYYDAWQSYYAAVSHYSRSYWQFSCISAYHINSVYLQELLRDGD; encoded by the exons ATGGAAGGCTTGGAGTGCCACGTGTTCATTGGAGGGACTCCCCTgagccaggacaggagcaggcTGAAGAGGTGCCACATAGCTGTGGGCTCCCCAG GGCGGATCAAGCAGCTGATCGAGCTGGACTACCTGAGCACGGCCAGCGTGCGGCTCCTCGTGCTGGACGAGGCGGAcaagctgctggaggagggcaGCTTCCAGGAGCAGATCAA CTGGATCTACTCCTCCCTGCCAGTCAATAAGCAGATGCTGGCAGTTTCGGCCACCTACCCCGAGTCCTTGGCTGCTGCTCTCACCAGGTACATGAGGGAGCCCACGTTCGTGAGGCTGAACCCCACGGACCCAGCCCTTCTTG ggctgaagCAGTACTACAAAATCGTGAATTCCCATCCCCTCCCACATAAAACctttgaggaaaaaacccagcacCTGCAGGAGTTGTTCAGCAAGATTCCTTTCAACCAAGCCTTAGTCTTCTCAAATCTGCACAGCAG GGCTCAACATCTGGCTGAAATACTGACATCCAGAGGCTTCCCTGCCGAGTGCATTTCAG GCAACATGAATCAAAATCAGCGACTTGATGCCATGGCTAAATTAAAGCAATTCCACTGCAGAGTTCTGATTTCCACAGACTTG ACGTCTCGTGGAATTGATGCTGAGAAGGTGAACCTGGTCATCAACCTGGACGTGCCCCTGGACTGGGAGACCTACATGCACCGCATCGGCCGCGCCGGGCGCTTCg GCACCTTGGGGCTGGCTGTGACCTACTGCTGCcgtggggaggaggagaacaCCATGATGAAAATTGCTCAGAAGTGCAACCTGCAGCTTCTTCCTCTGCCAg AGCCAATCCCTCCTGGAATGATGGAGCAGTTTGAAGATGGGCAGGTAGAAGTTAAACCTGCAATACCCACGGGTCCTGTGCTGAACTGTGACACTGTGTGTCCTAAACCAGAGCAATCAGTGCTGCAGCCTGTCCAGAATGCCTTTTCAAACATACCTCAGCCTCCCTCTAACCTTCCAAGGGATAATTCTTCTGTAGAAAGGCCAAAAAAGACTCCGAAgcaaaaacagattaaaaagtGCACAAATTCTGCCAATGTAGAGAGAAATAGAGCCCCCCAAACTTCCAGCTGTCGCACAGAACAGAGGAATCAAGTCAAACCCATCTCCAGGATGGATGGACAACACAGCACTCAGGCTCCAGATGAGGAGGCCttaaagaaaaatcttcccAAAATTCCATGCTTGTCTTCTTTCAAAAACCAGCTCACCAATCCCTGGAGCTTCTCAGATTTTGTTGAAGATTATGACTATTTCATTAAAGAAGGGTCAGAGAGAGAGGTGGAGATTTTAAGAAGTTACTCAGGCCCAGGAGAGCAGCGTGGGCTGCCCAGAAACGGGGATGTGGAGTGGGAAGAGATGGAACATcacccagagccagcagccagcGCGGCTGTGTCTGCTGACAGCGATGGCTCGGagagctccagggagtcctttaATAGCAGGGCCAGTCACTCGTGCTCTGAGGCCTTTTCAGACACTCAGGAGCCACGGGCTGTGCCCCCAGcacggcggggccgggcaggtCTCTGTCCCACACCAGAGCAGCCTCGGGAGCCATCCCACGGCCCAAGGCAAAACGGAGTGAAAAAGAAAGTGCTGAAACAAAATGCTGAACACAAGAAAAGCCACAAGCATCGACTCTCCAGTCCTGCCACGAGCAGAGCTGAGGAGCGGAGCTGCAGCTCCGGGGATGATGCTCCACACGAGGGCTGGAGTTCTGAGGACTACTGGAAGCATTACTACGACGCCTGGCAGAGCTACTACGCAGCCGTGTCTCACTACAGCAGGAGTTACTGGCAGTTCAGCTGCATCAGTGCCTACCACATCAACTCAGTCTatctccaggagctgctgagagATGGGGATTGa